One genomic window of Xanthobacter dioxanivorans includes the following:
- a CDS encoding phosphatase PAP2 family protein — protein sequence MFFALVTGAAVAILFTVFPQWDMAISSLFWDASRRNFALAAAPWARTARSLANYIPWAIAAPAFAAIVLKLIFPAGKMFMPARAAVLLALTMAVGPGLIVNGILKQEWGRPRPVHVDSFGGKDAFKSWYETDGTCPGNCSFVSGEGALGFWLTAPASLVPGPAGAVAMVAAVTFGAVAGGLRIAFGGHFFTDVVFSAVLVVLIVALTRLWLYDRARPPTDDQVERAIGRIGLGLHAFVRMAWRSAIRLARLVWRGGRAVAARYLPRRGAGL from the coding sequence GTGTTCTTCGCGCTGGTGACCGGGGCCGCCGTGGCGATCCTGTTCACCGTCTTCCCGCAATGGGACATGGCCATCTCCAGCCTGTTCTGGGATGCCTCGCGGCGCAATTTCGCGCTCGCCGCCGCGCCGTGGGCCCGGACCGCCCGCTCCCTCGCCAACTATATCCCCTGGGCCATCGCCGCCCCGGCCTTCGCCGCCATCGTGCTGAAACTGATCTTCCCAGCGGGAAAAATGTTCATGCCGGCGCGGGCGGCGGTGCTGCTGGCCCTCACCATGGCGGTGGGGCCGGGCCTCATCGTCAACGGCATCCTGAAACAGGAATGGGGCCGGCCGCGCCCGGTGCACGTGGACAGCTTCGGCGGCAAGGACGCGTTCAAGTCCTGGTATGAAACCGACGGCACCTGCCCCGGCAACTGCTCCTTTGTCTCCGGCGAGGGCGCGCTGGGCTTCTGGCTGACGGCGCCGGCGAGCCTCGTGCCGGGGCCGGCGGGGGCGGTGGCCATGGTGGCGGCGGTGACCTTCGGCGCCGTCGCCGGCGGCCTGCGCATCGCCTTTGGCGGCCACTTCTTCACCGACGTGGTGTTCTCCGCCGTCCTCGTGGTGCTGATCGTCGCCCTCACCCGCCTGTGGCTCTACGACCGCGCCCGCCCGCCGACCGACGACCAGGTGGAACGGGCCATCGGCCGCATCGGTCTCGGCCTCCACGCTTTCGTGCGCATGGCCTGGCGGTCGGCGATCCGTCTTGCCCGCCTCGTCTGGCGCGGCGGGCGCGCCGTTGCGGCGCGCTACTTGCCACGGCGCGGCGCCGGCCTATAG
- a CDS encoding 2-hydroxychromene-2-carboxylate isomerase: MASAPLDFYYDFSSPYSYLAAARIAALAEGADVRIAWKPFLLGPIFAAKGHATSPLVSDPDKNVHMWADVTRLAELYHLPPLRRPDPFPVNSLLAARVALHLNDACRPAFTRAVYRAEFAEGRDIADRETIYHLLAGLGHFFEEVIDEAERQENKDRLRAQTEAARAEGVFGAPTFIAADGALFWGNDRLEMALDHARRLARAA; the protein is encoded by the coding sequence ATGGCCAGCGCCCCCCTCGATTTCTATTACGACTTCTCCTCGCCCTACTCCTACCTCGCCGCGGCGCGAATCGCCGCGCTGGCGGAAGGCGCCGATGTGCGGATCGCCTGGAAGCCGTTCCTCCTGGGGCCGATCTTCGCCGCCAAGGGCCATGCCACCTCCCCCCTGGTCTCCGACCCGGACAAGAACGTCCACATGTGGGCGGATGTGACGCGGCTGGCGGAACTCTACCACCTGCCGCCCCTGCGGCGGCCCGATCCGTTTCCGGTCAACAGCCTGCTGGCGGCCCGCGTGGCGCTCCATCTCAACGACGCCTGCCGCCCCGCCTTCACCCGCGCGGTGTACCGGGCCGAATTCGCCGAGGGCCGCGACATCGCCGACCGGGAGACCATCTACCACCTGCTGGCCGGGCTCGGGCACTTCTTCGAGGAGGTCATCGACGAGGCGGAGCGCCAGGAGAACAAGGACCGCCTCCGGGCCCAGACCGAGGCGGCCAGGGCCGAGGGCGTCTTCGGCGCGCCCACCTTCATCGCCGCCGACGGCGCGCTGTTCTGGGGCAACGACCGGCTGGAAATGGCCCTCGACCACGCCCGGCGCCTCGCCCGGGCGGCCTGA
- the mscL gene encoding large conductance mechanosensitive channel protein MscL yields the protein MLKEFKEFAVRGNVVDLAVGVIIGAAFGNIVTSLVGDVFMPVIGAVTGGLDFSNHFIPLAKTVTAENLADAKKQGAVLAYGAFITIAINFMIVAAVLFLVVRTLNALRRAEAAKPPAAPSRTETLLAEIRDLLAQRAGQP from the coding sequence ATCCTGAAGGAGTTCAAGGAGTTCGCGGTTCGCGGCAACGTGGTGGACCTCGCCGTCGGCGTGATCATCGGCGCCGCCTTCGGTAACATCGTCACCTCGCTGGTGGGCGACGTGTTCATGCCGGTGATCGGCGCGGTGACCGGCGGGCTCGATTTCTCGAACCACTTCATCCCGCTGGCCAAGACCGTCACCGCCGAGAACCTGGCCGACGCCAAGAAGCAGGGCGCGGTGCTGGCCTATGGCGCCTTCATCACCATCGCCATCAATTTCATGATCGTCGCGGCGGTGCTGTTCCTCGTGGTGCGCACCCTCAACGCGCTGCGCCGGGCCGAGGCCGCCAAGCCGCCGGCGGCGCCCAGCCGAACCGAAACGCTGCTTGCCGAGATCCGCGACCTTCTGGCCCAGCGCGCCGGCCAGCCCTGA
- a CDS encoding orotate phosphoribosyltransferase — translation MANVTAFPDKATIAEQTARMLLEVEAVRFSSGEPFIFTSGWASPVYIDCRRLISFPRVRQTLVDFGISTIFREIGYEQFDAVVGGETAGIPFAAWVADRLMLPMQYVRKKPKGFGRNAQIEGHLAPGQRVLLVEDLTTDGKSKVNFVNALRTAGAECSHCFVFFYYDIFSEASGILEDAGLTLHRLATWWDVLAVVKSMNRFESAQIAQIEAFLHDPHSWSKAHGGTATTGE, via the coding sequence ATGGCGAACGTCACCGCATTCCCGGACAAGGCTACCATCGCCGAGCAGACCGCGCGGATGCTGCTCGAGGTGGAGGCGGTCCGCTTTTCCTCCGGGGAACCGTTCATCTTCACCTCCGGTTGGGCCAGCCCGGTCTATATCGACTGCCGGCGGCTGATCTCCTTCCCCCGGGTCCGCCAGACGCTGGTGGATTTCGGCATCTCCACCATCTTCCGCGAGATCGGCTACGAGCAGTTCGATGCCGTGGTCGGCGGCGAGACCGCCGGCATTCCGTTCGCGGCCTGGGTCGCCGACCGGCTGATGCTGCCCATGCAGTATGTGCGCAAGAAGCCCAAGGGCTTCGGCCGCAACGCCCAGATCGAGGGCCACCTCGCCCCCGGCCAGCGCGTGCTGCTGGTGGAGGACCTGACCACCGACGGCAAGAGCAAGGTGAATTTCGTCAACGCCCTGCGCACGGCCGGCGCCGAGTGCTCGCACTGCTTCGTCTTCTTTTATTACGACATCTTCTCGGAGGCCTCGGGCATCCTGGAGGACGCCGGCCTCACCCTGCACCGCCTCGCCACCTGGTGGGACGTGCTGGCGGTGGTCAAGTCCATGAACCGATTCGAATCGGCGCAGATCGCGCAGATCGAGGCGTTCCTGCACGATCCCCACAGCTGGTCGAAGGCCCACGGCGGCACCGCCACCACCGGCGAGTGA
- a CDS encoding quinone-dependent dihydroorotate dehydrogenase has protein sequence MDVYALVRPFFRFVSPERAHGLAVRALKTGLVPELSGPDDPVLATRVWGIAFPNPVGLAAGFDKHCEVADQVMRLGFGFVEAGTVTPRPQPGNPMPRLFRLDEDEAVINRFGFNSEGLAPFVYRLGKRRSAGATGIVGANVGKNKESEDTLEDYAAGVSATCRLADYVVCNVSSPNTPGLRALQARSEMEALLAHLIAVRNASIPDPAGRPPLLVKVAPDLDDAALADVAEVALRTGVDGIVMGNTTLSRPASLRSGHRSEAGGLSGKPLMALSTERLAALSRLVGGRLPLIGAGGIGSGADAYAKIRAGASLVQLYSALVFHGPGLVGRIKADLAARLKADGFAAVADAVGADVR, from the coding sequence ATGGATGTCTACGCCCTCGTCCGGCCGTTCTTCCGCTTCGTCTCGCCCGAGCGCGCCCACGGCCTCGCCGTGCGCGCGCTGAAGACCGGGCTCGTGCCGGAGCTGTCCGGACCGGATGATCCGGTGCTGGCGACGCGGGTATGGGGCATCGCCTTCCCCAATCCGGTGGGGCTGGCGGCCGGCTTCGACAAGCATTGCGAGGTGGCGGACCAGGTGATGCGCCTCGGCTTCGGCTTCGTGGAGGCCGGCACCGTGACGCCCCGCCCGCAGCCGGGCAACCCCATGCCGCGCCTGTTCCGGCTGGATGAGGACGAGGCGGTGATCAACCGCTTCGGCTTCAACAGCGAGGGCCTTGCCCCCTTCGTCTACCGGCTCGGCAAGCGCCGGTCCGCCGGTGCCACCGGCATCGTCGGGGCGAACGTGGGGAAGAACAAGGAGAGCGAGGACACGCTGGAGGACTATGCCGCCGGCGTCTCCGCCACCTGCCGGCTGGCCGACTACGTGGTGTGCAACGTCTCCTCCCCCAACACGCCCGGCCTGCGCGCGCTGCAGGCGCGGTCCGAGATGGAGGCGCTGCTGGCCCATCTCATCGCCGTGCGCAACGCCTCCATTCCCGATCCGGCGGGCCGTCCGCCCCTGCTGGTGAAGGTGGCGCCGGACCTCGACGACGCGGCCCTCGCCGACGTGGCGGAGGTGGCGCTGCGCACCGGCGTGGACGGCATCGTCATGGGCAACACCACCCTGTCGCGCCCGGCGAGCCTCAGGAGCGGGCACAGGAGCGAGGCCGGCGGCCTGTCCGGCAAGCCGCTGATGGCGCTGTCCACCGAGCGCCTCGCCGCGCTTTCCCGCCTGGTGGGCGGCCGGCTGCCGCTCATCGGCGCGGGCGGCATCGGCTCCGGGGCGGACGCCTATGCGAAGATCCGCGCCGGGGCGAGCCTGGTGCAGCTTTATTCCGCCCTGGTGTTCCACGGGCCGGGCCTGGTCGGCCGGATCAAGGCGGACCTCGCCGCCCGCCTCAAGGCGGACGGCTTCGCCGCGGTGGCCGACGCCGTGGGCGCCGACGTGCGCTGA